ataaattttggtatgagagactgacttgatttgtaaactttcacttaaagcacaattaaaaaaaaaaaaagaaacactggtTAGGCATAGTAAAATCCTATGGAATCTGATCTACAAGGACACACACCTCTTGTTGCTGGGTATGGAAGACCCAGTTGCTGCTCTCTTGGGGAGAGTCCTCTGGCTACATCTGGGCGCAAGTTAACTTGCATCTGCTGTGAGGTAATGTAATCATTTAGGATTGTCTGTCTTGTGTTCTCCATGGCATAAAGCTGATACTGACTTGGGTAGCCTGGGGTTGGTGAAAGCTGTCTTTGAAACAGGTAAGCAGCGGCTGCTGATTGAGAGAATAAGAAAATGGCATTAGTTTAGGCTCAGGTGAAATTCACTTGCTATCACccttagaaagcaacaagaaaaacCATTTGCTGAGCCATGTGTACTTTCATTagcatgggggtggggtggggggatgaaAGGATATGGGGATTAAGGTGAGATTAATTTTAGGCCTTGATACATGAGTAAGATGACTATGTAAATTCTAATGTCTGAGATACAATggaaaaagggaaggagaaacGAGACAAAATATGATCATTAGTGTTTTTACCAGTGGAACGGTAgctaaaaaaaaacctccaatAGTTTCACTTTTTAATCTTTAGCATGAAATTTTACTGTACTTTCATCTGAAACATCCAAGAgtgatttttgaaaataattttttgcaaTACTGAGCATGCAATACAACCAAACGGAAATATATATGAAAACGCTTTGACAAACAGTAAACTTCACTTTCCAAGGGGTGATGAGGATTAGTCTATAAGCATctaattagaacagaattaagatctttctgtaaagggtcagatgataagtattttaggctttgtgggccataacaTCTCCGTCCTGGCTACTCAGCCCTGCCATTCCACTGTAAGAGCAGTCAtaagcccactgccgttgagttgattctgacttcagAGCAATCCCACagaacaaagtagagctgccccacaggacagagtagagctgccccacaggacagagtagagctgccccacaggacagagaagaactgccccacaggacagagtagaaccgccccacaggacagagaagaaccaccccacaggaaagagtagagctgtcccacaggacagagtagaactgccccacaggacagagtagagctgccccacaggacagagtagaactgccccacaggacagagaagaactgcctgccccacaggacagagaagaactgcctgccccacaggacagagtagagctgtcccacaggacagagtagagctgccccacaggacagagtagagctgccccacaggacagggtagaactgccccacaggacagagaagaactgcctgccccacaggacagagaagaactgccccacaggacagagaagagctgccccacaggacagagtagagctgccccacaggacagagaagaactgccccacaggacagagtagagctgccccacaggacagagaagaactgccccacaggacagagtagaaccgccccacaggacagagaagaaccaccccacaggaaagagtagagctgtcccacaggacagagtagaactgccccacaggacagagtagagctgccccacaggacagagtagaactgccccacaggacagagaagaactgcctgccccacaggacagagaagaactgcctgccccacaggacagagtagagctgtcccacaggacagagtagagctgccccacaggacagagtagagctgccccacaggacagggtagaactgccccacaggacagagaagaactgcctgccccacaggacagagaagaactgccccacaggacagagaagagctgccccacaggacagagtagagctgccccacaggacagagaagaactgccccacaggacagagtagagctgccccacaggacagagaagaactgccccacaggacagagtagaaccgccccacaggacagagaagaaccaccccacaggaaagagtagagctgtcccacaggacagagtagaactgccccacaggacagagtagaactgccccacaggacagagaagaactgcctgccccacaggacagagaagaactgcctgccccacaggacagagtagagctgtcccacaggacagagtagagctgccccacaggacagagtagagctgccccacaggacagggtagaactgccccacaggacagagaagaactgcctgccccacaggacagagaagaactgccccacaggacagagaagagctgccccacaggacagagtagagctgccccacaggacagagaagaactgccccacaggacagagaagaactgccccacaggacagagtagagctgtcccacaggacagagaagagct
The window above is part of the Elephas maximus indicus isolate mEleMax1 chromosome 19, mEleMax1 primary haplotype, whole genome shotgun sequence genome. Proteins encoded here:
- the LOC126062338 gene encoding uncharacterized protein LOC126062338 isoform X1; translation: MSCGTALLCPVGQLYSVLWGSSSLSCGAVLLCPVGQLYSVLWGSSSLSCGAVLLCPVGQAVLLCPVGQFYPVLWGSSTLSCGAALLCPVGQLYSVLWGRQFFSVLWGRQFFSVLWGSSTLSCGAVLLCPVGQLYSFLWGGSSLSCGAVLLCPVGQFFSVLWGSSTLSCGAVLLCPVGQLYSVLWGSSSLSCGAVLLCPVGQAVLLCPVGQFYPVLWGSSTLSCGAALLCPVGQLYSVLWGRQFFSVLWGRQFFSVLWGRQFFSVLWGSSTLSCGAALLCPVGQFYSVLWDSSTLSCGVVLLCPVGRFYSVLWGSSSLSCGAALLCPVGQLYSVLWGSSTLFCGIALKSESTQRQWAYDCSYSGMAGLSSQDGDVMAHKA
- the LOC126062338 gene encoding uncharacterized protein LOC126062338 isoform X2 gives rise to the protein MSCGTALLCPVGQLYSVLWGSSSLSCGAVLLCPVGQLYSVLWGSSSLSCGAVLLCPVGQAVLLCPVGQFYPVLWGSSTLSCGAALLCPVGQLYSVLWGRQFFSVLWGRQFFSVLWGRQFFSVLWGSSTLSCGAALLCPVGQFYSVLWDSSTLSCGVVLLCPVGRFYSVLWGSSSLSCGAALLCPVGQFFSVLWGSSTLSCGAALLCPVGQFFSVLWGRQFFSVLWGSSTLSCGAALLCPVGQLYSVLWDSSTLSCGAGSSSLSCGAGSSSLSCGAVLLCPVGQLYSVLWGSSTLSCGTALLFPVGWFFSVLWGGSTLSCGAVLLCPVGQLYSVLWGSSTLSCGAALLCSVGLL